The Terriglobia bacterium genome contains the following window.
TGCTGCTGCGCTTCGTCGGCAAAGGCGCGGAAAGGCAGGTGGAAGCCGACGACCAAGGCCGCGCCTCCCGTGGCCGTGGTCTTGAGAAACGTACGGCGATTCATAAGAGTTGACCGCTTTGCGGTCCCAGAAGGAGTCGATGTGGTCATGGCGAGAGACCTCCTGAGGAAAGGGCAATGAAGAATTCCGGTGGTTCAGCCCGGCAGCCCGGGTTCGGCGCGCCGCCTGTGGCAGCAGCGCCGGGGGCCCGCCAGGCAGAGGAGCGGCCCTCCCGGGACACCCGCCACGGGCAGACCTCCCGCGGGAACGCTTAGCGCGCCGCGGCTTTTTCCTGGGCCGCGCCGCCGTGCAGCTCCGCCGCGCGGTGAATGGCTTTGCGGATGCGCTGGTAGGTGCCGCAGCGGCAGATGTTGCCCTGCATGGCGTCGTCGATATCCGCATCCGACGGATTGGGTTTCTTGGCCAGCAGCGCCGCCGCGGACATGATCTGCCCGGACTGGCAGTAGCCGCACTGCGGCACGTCGATTTCCACCCACGCCCGCTGCACCGGATGGCTGGCGTCCGCGGCCAGTCCCTCGATGGTCGTCACGTGCTTGCCGGCCACACTGGAGACGGCGGTGATGCAGGAGCGCGTGGCCTCCCCGTTCACGTGCACGGTGCAGGCGCCGCACAGCGCCATGCCGCAGCCGAACTTCGTGCCCGTGAGGTTCAGCGTGTCGCGCAGCACCCAGAGCAACGGCATCTCCGGGCTGACGTCCACCCTCTGCGCTTTTCCGTTCAATGTGAATGTGATGGCCATGGGGACCTCCTCCGTGAGCCCGCCTATCCTACCGCAACTCTCCCAGGGTTGAAAATCAAGGATTCTCCGCGCGCGGGGCCGTTCAGGCGGGCGCCATGTCGCGGGGGGGTTCCGGCTCGACGCCGCGCCAGCCCACCGGCCGCCCGCTCACCGCTTCCTTCACGGAGCGGAACAGCACCACGTACATCAGTTGCCGGTAGTAGAAGCGCTGCAGCAGCACGGGCACCAGCAGCGTCCAATCCTCGCCGCGCTCCAGGGCGAACGCCACCACGCAGGTGAATACGTCAATCAGCAGGAAGCCCAGGAAAAACAGCACCGACTTTTCCACGTCCGCTGCGGTCCAGATCTGCGGCAGCCGCAGCACGTGCAGCTGCGCCATCGCCCACAGCCCCACCGACCCCAGGAACATCAGGTCGATGACCGGGGAGATCAGCGGCAGCACCAGCTGGAAGACGAAAATGTTGGGCAGCGCGATCGACCCCAGGGTTCCGTACTTCGGCCGGAACAGCGTGTCGCGGTGCTTCCAGAATGCTTGCAGCGTCCCGAACGTCCAGCGGAAGCGCTGCCCCACCAGCGCCGATGCCGTCTCCGGAGCGTCGGTCCAGGCGATGGCCTCTTCTTCATATCCGATCCGCCAGCCCAGCCGCCGGATGGCGATGGTCAGGTCGGCGTCCTCGGCCACGGTGTCCGCGGTGATGCCGCCAGCCGCCTCGATCGCCTCTTTGCGCCACGCCCCCAGCGCTCCCGGCACCACCGTGATGCAGTTCAGCAAATCGAAGGCGCGCTTCTCCATGTTCTGGCTGGTGATGTACTCCAGCGCCTGCCAGCGCGTCAGCCAGCGCGTGCGGTTGCCCACCTTCACGTTCCCGGCCATGGCCCCCACCCGCGCATCCGAAAAATGCCGCAGCAGCTTGGGCACCGCGTCCGGCTCCACTTCCGTATCCGCGTCGATGGTGACCACGATCTCCGTGGCCGCCTCGTCCATGGCGCGGTGCAGCGCCGCCGATTTTCCGCGGTTCACCTGGTGGAGGATGCGCACCCGCGGGTTTTTCCCGAAGTGTTCTTCCAGGAGTTCGCCCGTGCGGTCCTTCGAGCCGTCGTTCACCACGATCACCCGCAGATCCGGCACGCGCGAGGCCAGCGCCGCCGTCACCGTCTCCACGATCACGTCCTCTTCGTTATGCGCGGGGATCAGCACGGTCACCGACGGCAGCGGCTCCGCGAGCGCCGCGCGGTCCGGCCGCATCTTCTCCACCAGCGCCAGAAATCCGATAATCAGGGCGCGCCCGCTCACCAGCACAATCCCCGCCACGAACAGGGTGCTCATCCCCAGGCGCAGCCAGTGATACAGCCCGAAGACGAATCCATCGGCGCGGGCGTCCATCTCCTCGCGCGGACTCAGCGGCAGCATCACCTCCGCGCGCGTCTTTCCCAGCAGCTCCGAGACCGAGACCATCTGGTAGCCCCGGGCCCGCAGCCCGTCGATGATCTGCGGCAGCGCCAGCACCGTCTGGCTGCGGTCCCCTCCGCCGTCGTGCAGCAGGATGATGTTTCCCTTCGTCGCCTGCTGCAGGACCCCCGCGACGATCTCCTCCGCCGGAATCTGCCGTCCCTCCGGCTGCCGCCAGTCCTGGGGGTCGATCCGCGAGCCCACCAGCAGATACCCCATCTCCTGCGGGATGGGCAGCTGCTCCACCTCCTCCGCGTATTCCGGCTGGTGGTCGATTCCATACGGCGGGCGGAAAAGCATGGACTTCACACCCAGCCGGCTCTCCAGCAGCCGCTGCGTCAGGTTCAGCTCGATGTGCAGTTGCGCGCGCGAAATCTCGTCGAAGTGCGGATGCGTGTAGGTATGATTGCCGATCTCGTGCCCTTCCGCGTATTCCTGCTGCAGCAGTTGCGGGGCGCGGCTGGCCTCGTCTCCGATCACGAAGAACGTCGCCGGCGCTTTCTTCTCCTTCAGGATCTTCAGAATTTCGGGCGTCCAGCGCGTGTCCGGGCCGTCGTCGAAAGAGATCGCTATCTTCCCCCGTGCCGCTCCGAGTTGCTCGATGTTGTAGGAGAGCGGGTAGGCCGTGTACGTTTCCGTGGTGATCAGGTCCGTTGCCGGGTCGTAGCTGAAGGTCCGCCGCCCTTCCTTCGGCGTGTCCGCGATCCGCCAGATGTCGCCGTCGCCCTGCAGGATCAGGTCCGGCCCCGGCTGCACCGTCTCCAGTTTGGCGCGCGCCGCGTCGTCCGGCCGCGTGGCATCCCAGAGGGCCCACAGCGAAGTATCCACCGAGCCCAGCCGCCACAGCGCCGTCCCCTGCGTCCCCGCGCGCTCGCTCGTCCGCAGTTGGTTGTAGCCGGTCACCGCGTCCAGCATCCACACCTGGTGCACGTGGTCGTGCTCGTCGGAGTAGGAGTAGTGCGGGTTCAGCGATTCCGCGTCGAATTCCACCTGCGATTCCGATTCGTAGGCCCGCAACAGCGCTTCCTGCACGCTCAGGCTTTCCGCCGGCTCATGCGCTTTGGCGGGCGCCTCCGACCAGTCGTAGGCGTAGTTCGCGATGCCCATCACGATCTTCGCGGGCGGCACCACCCGCGCCACCTGCCGCAGGTTCTCCACGAACCAGTCCTGCGCCGCCACCGGCCCCGGCGGCGACGTGAGCCAGTGCTGGTCGTAATTCATCAGGATGATGGCGTCGCACTGCGCCCCGAAGTACGCGTAGTCATAATCCGCATCCCGCGCGGGCAGCGCCACCATCAGCTTCAATCCCACCGCGTGCAGCGCCGGCCCCAGCTCCCCCACGAACTGCCGGAAGTGGTGCTGGCTCGCCTGCGGCACTTCCTCGAAATCCACCACGATCCCGGCCTGCCGCGCGCGCACCGCGTATTCCGCCAGATCCCGCGTCAACCGCTGCCGCGAGGCCGGATTCCCCAGCAGCGCCGCCAGCTCTTTCACCCGCCAGTTCTTCCCGTCGTAGTTGTTCACCAGCCCCATGATCGGCATCTCGACGTTCGCCGAGCGCATCCACTGGTGCAGCTTGTCTCCGCGCAGCAGCCCCAGCGCCTCTTCCGGCGACGCCGCAAAGACCTGGTTGCGTTCGTAATCCACCACCGTCAGCCCGCCGTCCGGCGTCACGGCGTGCAGTTGCTCGGGGATGAGCAGGTCGAGGTCCTTGTAGTGATGCTTCAGCGCCGCCAGGCTCGTGGGGTCCCAGCTCACGAAAAACGCCGCGCGCAAGGGATCGTATTTCTCCGGCACCTTGCCGATGCTCGCCACCCGCCGCTTCCGCCTTTCCCGCACCGCCGTGGTCTTGGCGCTCTTCTTCGCCGGCACCGCGTGGTACACCGGTCTCCCACCCGGCTGCAGCACCGCCGGCAGATACACCGGAATCACGATGGTAATGAAAAAATAGACCAGCAGCACGGTCGCCACGCCCGCGCAAATCTCCAGCACCCGGCTGGTCCGCCGCCAGCGCACTCGCTCGGCGTCATAGAAGATGGGTTTCCGCAGCTTCATCTATTCTTTCAAGCTAGCCGCCCGCGCCGAGCCTGTCAATCTTTCCCCACCTGCGCGATTCCTGCGCGCGCCCGCCATGAGGTACCATGCGCAAGCACCTCATGAAACGCCTTCTCGCCAATCCGTGGCTGGCCCTGGCCGCAGGACTCCTCCTGCGCCTGTTCTTCGTTTTCCGCTTTCCCTCGGATTCCGGCGACACCGTGCTCTACGAGGAGATTGCCGCCAACTGGCTGAAACACGGCGCCTACGCCATGCGGATCGGCGGTCAGGTTATCCCCGTAGATCTGCGCATGCCCGGCTACCCCGGCTTCCTGGCCGCCATTTACGCCCTCTCCGGCCACACCGGCGCGGCCGCCCGCCTCTGGGTCTTCCTCGCCCAGGTTTTTGTCGATCTGCTTTCGTGCCTGCTCATCGCGGCCCTTGCGGCGCTTCTCGCTCTCCTGATGCCCTTCCGGGCGCACAGCCGCCGCATTTTTGTGGCGGCCCTCTGGCTGTCCGTGTTGTGTCCCTTTATCGCCAACTACACGGCGGTGCCGCTCACCGAAGTTTTTGCGGCGTTTCTGACGGCGGCAACCCTTCTCGCGCTGCTCGCGCAAATCGGGCCTGCCTGCGGCGGGCAGATTTCCCTCTTCCAGTCGGAATGGGCGGCCAGAAACGCCGAATCGATCTTCGCCGTTCTCGCCGGCTTCCTCACGGGTCTCGGGACGCTCTTCCGCCCCGAGGCGCCCCTGCTGCTCGCGGAGTCGTGGATCGTTCTGGCTTTCGTCTTGTGGCGCCGCCGCCGCTGGGCCTTCTGGGTGCAGCTCGTGGTGCTCTCGGCCCTCGGATGCTTCCTGCCGCTGGCGCCCTGGGCCGCGCGCAACGCCGTTACGCTACACGAAGCGCAATTCCTCACGCCGCGCTATTCCCAGCTTCCCGGCGAAATCGTGCCCCGCGGCTTCA
Protein-coding sequences here:
- a CDS encoding (2Fe-2S)-binding protein, encoding MAITFTLNGKAQRVDVSPEMPLLWVLRDTLNLTGTKFGCGMALCGACTVHVNGEATRSCITAVSSVAGKHVTTIEGLAADASHPVQRAWVEIDVPQCGYCQSGQIMSAAALLAKKPNPSDADIDDAMQGNICRCGTYQRIRKAIHRAAELHGGAAQEKAAAR
- a CDS encoding glycosyltransferase, which produces MKLRKPIFYDAERVRWRRTSRVLEICAGVATVLLVYFFITIVIPVYLPAVLQPGGRPVYHAVPAKKSAKTTAVRERRKRRVASIGKVPEKYDPLRAAFFVSWDPTSLAALKHHYKDLDLLIPEQLHAVTPDGGLTVVDYERNQVFAASPEEALGLLRGDKLHQWMRSANVEMPIMGLVNNYDGKNWRVKELAALLGNPASRQRLTRDLAEYAVRARQAGIVVDFEEVPQASQHHFRQFVGELGPALHAVGLKLMVALPARDADYDYAYFGAQCDAIILMNYDQHWLTSPPGPVAAQDWFVENLRQVARVVPPAKIVMGIANYAYDWSEAPAKAHEPAESLSVQEALLRAYESESQVEFDAESLNPHYSYSDEHDHVHQVWMLDAVTGYNQLRTSERAGTQGTALWRLGSVDTSLWALWDATRPDDAARAKLETVQPGPDLILQGDGDIWRIADTPKEGRRTFSYDPATDLITTETYTAYPLSYNIEQLGAARGKIAISFDDGPDTRWTPEILKILKEKKAPATFFVIGDEASRAPQLLQQEYAEGHEIGNHTYTHPHFDEISRAQLHIELNLTQRLLESRLGVKSMLFRPPYGIDHQPEYAEEVEQLPIPQEMGYLLVGSRIDPQDWRQPEGRQIPAEEIVAGVLQQATKGNIILLHDGGGDRSQTVLALPQIIDGLRARGYQMVSVSELLGKTRAEVMLPLSPREEMDARADGFVFGLYHWLRLGMSTLFVAGIVLVSGRALIIGFLALVEKMRPDRAALAEPLPSVTVLIPAHNEEDVIVETVTAALASRVPDLRVIVVNDGSKDRTGELLEEHFGKNPRVRILHQVNRGKSAALHRAMDEAATEIVVTIDADTEVEPDAVPKLLRHFSDARVGAMAGNVKVGNRTRWLTRWQALEYITSQNMEKRAFDLLNCITVVPGALGAWRKEAIEAAGGITADTVAEDADLTIAIRRLGWRIGYEEEAIAWTDAPETASALVGQRFRWTFGTLQAFWKHRDTLFRPKYGTLGSIALPNIFVFQLVLPLISPVIDLMFLGSVGLWAMAQLHVLRLPQIWTAADVEKSVLFFLGFLLIDVFTCVVAFALERGEDWTLLVPVLLQRFYYRQLMYVVLFRSVKEAVSGRPVGWRGVEPEPPRDMAPA